From a single Vibrio tubiashii genomic region:
- a CDS encoding 50S ribosome-binding protein YggL gives MKPYKLDNKKRRIQKKLFLGEFAMLGFELSCETTITDFDKYDVFVDEFIDYIDGLGLCFGGGGLELFEGFLCCNARYADVTEEQKAQVVAWLEAREEVKSVETSELVDANYF, from the coding sequence ATGAAACCATACAAGTTGGACAACAAAAAACGCCGCATCCAAAAGAAACTATTCTTGGGTGAATTTGCAATGCTTGGATTCGAACTAAGCTGCGAAACCACAATCACCGATTTCGATAAGTATGATGTGTTTGTCGATGAGTTCATCGATTACATTGATGGCTTAGGCCTTTGCTTTGGTGGCGGCGGCCTAGAGCTGTTTGAAGGCTTCTTATGCTGCAATGCTCGCTATGCCGATGTGACTGAAGAGCAAAAAGCACAGGTTGTTGCATGGCTAGAAGCTCGTGAAGAGGTTAAATCAGTAGAAACTAGCGAGTTGGTAGACGCAAACTACTTCTAG
- a CDS encoding homogentisate 1,2-dioxygenase, with the protein MHKWITFPHREGVCSNQAHADFPEEAIYEREAGRSGFFGPAAHFHHKHAPTGWSEWEGDLKPRAFNFNHVEESHQLSPWSVPHLLHNANCKVRVWKLESAMTHLVRNADGDELLFIHQGAADLYCDYGHLEVVEGDYVMIPRSTSWRLEPREPMFVLMIENTDAAYTLPEKGMVGNHAVFDPAVLDVPKIDDQFKAQYSEDATQVHVKRHDQVSVVTYPFNPLDAIGWHGDLSVVRVNWRDIRPLMSHRYHLPPSAHTTFVGQGFVICTFVPRPIESDPGALKVPFYHNNDDYDEVLFYHAGDFFSRDNIEAGMVTFHPAGFTHGPHPKAFKAGQEYKKKFTDEVAVMIDTRHALNFSNEAEQVENKEYVYSWKEK; encoded by the coding sequence ATGCATAAATGGATAACATTCCCTCATCGGGAGGGAGTGTGCTCCAACCAGGCGCATGCTGATTTTCCCGAAGAGGCAATTTACGAACGTGAAGCAGGACGTAGTGGGTTTTTTGGGCCTGCTGCCCACTTTCACCATAAACATGCTCCTACTGGTTGGAGCGAGTGGGAAGGCGATTTAAAACCACGCGCGTTTAACTTCAATCACGTAGAAGAGTCACATCAGCTTTCGCCTTGGTCTGTGCCTCATCTTCTCCATAATGCCAACTGTAAAGTGCGCGTATGGAAGTTAGAGAGTGCCATGACGCATTTGGTTAGAAATGCTGATGGAGATGAGCTGTTGTTCATTCACCAGGGGGCAGCAGATCTTTACTGTGACTATGGGCACTTAGAAGTGGTTGAAGGCGATTATGTAATGATTCCGCGTTCGACAAGTTGGCGATTAGAGCCTCGTGAACCTATGTTTGTCTTGATGATTGAAAACACGGATGCGGCATACACGCTACCAGAGAAAGGTATGGTAGGAAATCACGCTGTGTTTGATCCTGCGGTGTTGGATGTACCAAAAATTGATGACCAGTTTAAAGCCCAGTATTCCGAGGATGCTACGCAGGTTCACGTCAAGCGTCACGATCAAGTTAGTGTCGTCACCTATCCGTTCAATCCACTTGATGCGATCGGTTGGCATGGCGATCTGTCAGTAGTTCGAGTGAACTGGCGTGATATCCGACCATTAATGTCACACCGTTACCACTTACCACCATCGGCGCATACCACCTTTGTTGGTCAAGGATTCGTGATATGTACCTTTGTACCGAGACCTATTGAAAGTGACCCTGGTGCACTGAAAGTGCCGTTTTATCACAACAATGATGATTATGACGAAGTTCTGTTTTACCACGCCGGAGATTTCTTTAGTCGCGACAATATTGAAGCGGGAATGGTGACCTTCCACCCGGCAGGCTTTACTCATGGTCCTCACCCGAAAGCCTTTAAAGCGGGTCAAGAGTACAAGAAGAAGTTTACTGATGAAGTTGCGGTCATGATTGATACCAGACACGCGCTGAACTTCAGTAACGAGGCCGAGCAGGTGGAAAACAAAGAATACGTCTACAGTTGGAAAGAAAAATAG
- a CDS encoding chromosome partitioning protein ParA, translated as MNEHTDNQENEDVVVIEERDKRTHLYIIIAGVLGLALGGLVGSTLTAKKWESTYQTLEQQYQTLADDKQKMVVQVEEKVAKVDDEVELKLQKAIEQQQAEHQETIGKLEQQVNELEKVNMSLEEQIAAQKDQLQTANSQNNKLNRQADMQATMFERSRELFQQELRVKMELESLEKEREELQPKISELKKACDIYLEGTSWDAKSDSCDKQDEAQSRLSQVEQMIRVHQMDLKQMKALSEELGL; from the coding sequence GTGAACGAACATACTGATAACCAAGAGAACGAAGACGTTGTCGTTATTGAAGAACGAGACAAGCGAACGCATCTCTACATTATCATCGCGGGTGTTTTAGGTTTGGCATTAGGTGGCTTAGTTGGCTCGACATTGACTGCAAAAAAGTGGGAATCGACTTATCAGACTCTGGAGCAGCAATACCAAACCTTGGCTGACGATAAGCAGAAAATGGTCGTTCAGGTTGAAGAGAAAGTAGCTAAGGTCGACGATGAAGTGGAACTCAAGCTACAAAAAGCGATTGAACAACAACAAGCTGAGCACCAAGAAACGATCGGTAAACTAGAACAGCAAGTCAACGAGCTAGAAAAAGTCAACATGTCGCTTGAGGAGCAGATCGCAGCGCAAAAAGATCAGCTGCAGACCGCAAACTCACAAAACAACAAGCTAAATCGACAAGCTGATATGCAAGCGACTATGTTTGAGCGTTCTCGTGAATTGTTTCAACAAGAGCTAAGAGTAAAAATGGAGCTAGAGTCTCTAGAGAAAGAGAGGGAAGAACTCCAACCTAAGATCTCAGAGCTTAAGAAAGCATGTGATATCTATTTAGAAGGGACGTCTTGGGATGCGAAATCAGACTCGTGTGATAAACAAGATGAGGCCCAATCTCGATTGAGCCAAGTAGAGCAGATGATTCGGGTTCATCAAATGGATCTAAAGCAGATGAAAGCCCTATCTGAAGAGCTCGGCCTGTAG
- a CDS encoding fumarylacetoacetate hydrolase family protein, whose product MKLATLKNDSRDGLLVVVNKALTKCVAVPEVAQTMQEALDNWNHVESQLNEVYVALNNGELTSEMPFDPALSESPLPRAYQWADGSAYVNHVELVRKARGAEMPPSFWTDPLMYQGGSDAFIGPYDDIPVVSEEWGIDFEGEVAVVTGDVAMGVTAEEAAKSIRLIMLVNDVSLRGLIPNELAKGFGFFQSKPSSVFSPVAVTPDELGDDWDGGKVNLPLLSFYNNEPFGCPNAGVDMTFEFPELIAHAAKSRPLSAGAIIGSGTVSNKQGTDFGTAIAEGGVGYSCIAEVRMIETIRDGSPSTSFMKFGDRIKMEMKDADGHSIFGAIDQQVVKYE is encoded by the coding sequence ATGAAGTTAGCAACCCTAAAGAATGATAGTCGAGATGGCTTATTGGTTGTGGTAAACAAAGCACTGACAAAATGTGTTGCAGTGCCTGAAGTTGCGCAAACGATGCAAGAAGCGCTAGACAATTGGAATCATGTTGAATCTCAGCTCAATGAGGTCTATGTCGCGCTGAATAATGGTGAGCTAACCAGCGAAATGCCATTTGATCCTGCTTTGAGTGAATCTCCTCTCCCACGGGCTTATCAATGGGCGGACGGCTCAGCCTATGTTAACCATGTTGAATTAGTGCGCAAAGCGCGTGGTGCGGAAATGCCGCCAAGTTTTTGGACCGATCCCTTGATGTATCAGGGTGGTTCCGACGCATTTATCGGACCTTATGATGATATCCCAGTCGTGAGTGAAGAGTGGGGGATTGATTTCGAAGGTGAAGTCGCTGTCGTAACAGGTGATGTTGCAATGGGAGTCACGGCAGAAGAAGCGGCGAAATCTATCAGGCTGATTATGTTGGTCAATGACGTTTCACTGCGTGGCTTAATCCCTAACGAACTCGCGAAAGGGTTTGGTTTCTTTCAGTCAAAACCATCTTCCGTCTTCTCTCCAGTAGCGGTAACACCAGATGAACTAGGGGACGATTGGGATGGGGGTAAAGTGAACCTGCCACTTCTCAGTTTTTACAACAACGAACCCTTTGGATGTCCAAATGCAGGCGTTGATATGACGTTCGAGTTTCCCGAGCTGATTGCACATGCAGCCAAAAGCCGCCCTCTATCCGCGGGAGCGATCATCGGTTCTGGAACCGTGTCAAACAAACAAGGTACGGACTTTGGCACCGCGATTGCTGAAGGTGGGGTCGGGTACTCCTGTATTGCTGAAGTACGAATGATAGAAACGATTCGTGATGGCTCACCATCGACGAGTTTTATGAAGTTTGGTGACCGAATCAAGATGGAAATGAAAGACGCGGACGGTCACTCTATCTTTGGCGCGATTGACCAGCAAGTGGTGAAATATGAGTGA
- a CDS encoding putative bifunctional diguanylate cyclase/phosphodiesterase: MQQLFKVNEAVQVIAYIAYIVAVGVMSHSFLLQPHPWEYAYYLFPVLLLLALYCTNRSLKHVFAFSATALFLIGGLIQPFPFELVKACLFFLPLCYIVLFPGTLWPIAVCAALINGYLYQLTISDFQTFIDTSIEMTSVTVFATLMTYLFVKTQQQAETFKTESQTDYLTKLPNANAYKEDIEKITEQNAKHFGMVHIGLEGFKNVNDRLGYRYGDELLIAFSKHITDIVGEVGKVYRFGGDEFIVVVENKDLQPKLEQLVDELNRHQRAMFDVDNTSHRLSYCIGVAYAADAVGSPEVWEKNADFALYKARSVGGGAVCWFDDELLGETIRQHQIETEIRSALSSHQFVLMFQPKVDVESVKIVGAEALLRWNHPQLGPISPAEFIPIAEKTTQIVPIGHWIIHEACRQAKQYYDQHLPVCIAVNVSTVQFAHADLFEVVCKALKETQLPSHLLQLEITESTLMSDPENITDICRQLRAIGVSIAIDDFGVEYSSLKYLKQLPIDIIKIDKCFIDECAINHSDRVLVRTIIQMGHSLGIKLVAEGVEFQEQLDVLVQEGCDQYQGYLFSQPLNHDEFASMMTQEMREERVVKLTKE; encoded by the coding sequence ATGCAGCAGCTATTTAAGGTAAACGAAGCCGTACAGGTTATCGCTTATATCGCCTACATCGTTGCAGTAGGGGTCATGTCCCACTCATTTTTGCTGCAACCGCACCCTTGGGAATATGCATACTACCTATTCCCTGTTTTGCTGTTGCTAGCTTTGTACTGCACCAATCGATCTCTCAAGCATGTCTTCGCCTTCTCAGCCACCGCTTTATTCTTGATTGGTGGATTGATTCAACCTTTCCCATTTGAGCTAGTTAAAGCGTGTCTATTCTTCTTGCCGCTTTGTTATATTGTGCTTTTCCCAGGAACCCTGTGGCCAATTGCGGTATGTGCTGCGCTGATTAATGGCTACTTATACCAGTTAACCATTTCAGATTTTCAGACGTTTATTGATACCTCAATTGAGATGACCTCAGTGACGGTGTTTGCCACGTTAATGACTTACTTGTTTGTCAAAACTCAGCAGCAAGCAGAAACATTCAAAACGGAAAGTCAGACCGACTACTTAACGAAATTGCCCAATGCCAATGCCTATAAAGAGGATATCGAAAAGATAACCGAGCAGAATGCCAAGCACTTTGGGATGGTGCACATTGGTCTGGAAGGGTTTAAAAACGTTAACGACCGCTTAGGCTATCGCTATGGTGATGAGTTACTCATCGCCTTTTCTAAGCATATTACCGATATTGTGGGAGAGGTCGGCAAAGTGTATCGATTTGGCGGAGATGAATTTATTGTTGTTGTCGAGAACAAGGATCTTCAACCTAAACTTGAACAACTCGTCGATGAATTAAATCGCCATCAAAGAGCGATGTTTGATGTAGATAATACGTCTCATCGACTCTCGTATTGTATTGGAGTTGCCTATGCTGCGGATGCGGTCGGCAGCCCAGAAGTGTGGGAGAAAAATGCTGACTTCGCCCTGTATAAGGCTCGCTCAGTCGGCGGTGGGGCAGTGTGTTGGTTTGATGATGAGTTACTTGGTGAAACCATACGGCAGCATCAAATCGAAACAGAGATACGCTCTGCTCTGTCTAGTCACCAGTTTGTACTTATGTTTCAACCTAAGGTAGATGTAGAGTCGGTTAAGATAGTTGGCGCGGAAGCCTTATTGCGCTGGAACCACCCGCAACTTGGGCCAATATCTCCGGCGGAGTTTATTCCAATTGCTGAAAAAACGACCCAGATTGTGCCTATAGGTCATTGGATCATTCATGAAGCGTGTCGCCAAGCGAAACAGTATTATGATCAGCATCTACCGGTTTGTATTGCGGTCAATGTTTCAACCGTCCAGTTCGCTCATGCGGATCTGTTTGAAGTGGTGTGTAAAGCGCTCAAAGAGACACAACTTCCGTCGCATCTATTACAGCTAGAAATTACCGAATCTACCTTGATGAGCGATCCGGAGAACATTACCGATATATGTCGTCAGTTAAGAGCGATTGGCGTCTCTATCGCGATAGATGACTTTGGTGTTGAGTACTCAAGTCTCAAGTATTTAAAGCAACTGCCTATTGATATTATCAAGATTGATAAATGTTTTATTGATGAGTGTGCTATCAATCACTCTGATCGGGTACTTGTTCGCACCATCATTCAAATGGGGCACAGTTTGGGGATCAAACTTGTCGCTGAAGGGGTTGAGTTTCAAGAGCAGCTGGATGTTCTTGTTCAAGAAGGCTGCGATCAGTATCAGGGCTATCTGTTTTCACAGCCCCTTAACCATGATGAGTTTGCCTCGATGATGACTCAGGAGATGCGCGAGGAGAGAGTGGTCAAGCTGACGAAAGAGTAG
- the hppD gene encoding 4-hydroxyphenylpyruvate dioxygenase, whose product MNEAYNPLGTDGFEFVEYTAADAKGIQALKDLFNSLGFAEVAKHRSKEAWLYRQGDVNFIVNAQPHSQAHAFAEIHGPSVCGMAFRVKDSAAAMKQALANGGKEYITEIGPMELSIPAIYGIGESLLYFVDRYQDGSIYEVDFRFYEDAKERLEKMDVGLYEIDHLTHNVKQGNMDVWSGFYERIGNFREIRYFDIEGKLTGLVSRAMTAPCGKIRIPINESSDDKSQIEEFIREYNGEGIQHIALTTDDIYQTVQTLRDRGMDFMPTPDTYYEKVDSRVDGHKEDVSKLRDLRILIDGAPMKDGILLQIFTQTVIGPVFFEIIQRKGNEGFGEGNFKALFESIEEDQIRRGVLDDA is encoded by the coding sequence ATGAACGAAGCGTACAACCCACTAGGTACAGATGGATTTGAGTTTGTTGAATACACAGCGGCAGACGCGAAAGGTATTCAAGCGCTTAAAGACCTGTTTAATTCGCTTGGGTTTGCAGAAGTGGCTAAACACCGTTCAAAGGAAGCGTGGCTGTATCGACAAGGTGATGTGAACTTTATCGTTAATGCTCAGCCTCATAGTCAGGCCCATGCGTTTGCTGAAATTCACGGCCCTTCGGTGTGTGGCATGGCATTTCGCGTGAAAGATTCAGCGGCTGCAATGAAGCAGGCGCTAGCCAATGGTGGTAAAGAATACATTACTGAAATTGGTCCAATGGAGCTTAGCATCCCTGCGATATACGGTATTGGCGAGAGCTTATTGTATTTTGTTGATCGTTACCAAGATGGCAGTATTTATGAAGTGGACTTCCGCTTCTATGAAGATGCGAAGGAACGTCTGGAAAAAATGGATGTTGGCCTGTACGAGATTGACCACCTAACGCATAACGTTAAGCAAGGTAATATGGACGTATGGTCGGGCTTCTATGAGCGCATTGGTAATTTCCGTGAGATTCGCTACTTCGACATTGAAGGTAAATTAACGGGCTTGGTGAGCCGAGCGATGACTGCGCCTTGTGGCAAGATCCGAATTCCTATCAACGAATCCTCTGATGACAAATCGCAAATTGAAGAGTTTATTCGTGAGTACAACGGTGAAGGTATTCAGCATATCGCCTTAACCACAGATGATATTTATCAGACCGTCCAAACCCTGCGTGATCGTGGTATGGACTTTATGCCAACCCCTGATACTTACTACGAAAAAGTCGATAGCCGCGTGGATGGGCATAAAGAAGACGTATCGAAGTTACGCGACCTACGAATCTTGATTGATGGCGCACCGATGAAAGATGGCATCCTACTTCAGATCTTTACTCAAACTGTAATTGGCCCAGTATTCTTTGAAATCATTCAACGTAAAGGCAATGAAGGGTTCGGCGAGGGTAACTTTAAAGCGTTATTTGAGTCGATTGAAGAAGACCAAATCCGTCGTGGGGTACTAGACGATGCATAA
- a CDS encoding M20/M25/M40 family metallo-hydrolase: protein MTQINRERLVEHFIQLVKIDSESRNEKQIAQALAEQLGELGFTVHKLPVPEEVSNGFNVYARLEGTIDDSVVLSCHMDTVTPGIGIEPVIEDGIIRSKGNTILGGDDKSGIAAIMEAVRSIKAQNLAHKTIELAFTVHEEGGLFGSENFDMSYIQADKAIVLDTGGPIGTIVNAAPGQQKIVANFIGRPAHAGLAPEEGISAIQVASEAITNMKLLRIDEETTANIGIVQGGNATNIVMPELKVVAEARSLNDDKLTAQVAHMVETFQAAADKHGAQVEIESTRAYNAFVIADDHPHIESVKASFEAIGANPYTKGTGGGSDANNFNAKGLTTVNISTGMAKVHTTEEFIAIDDMVKVTELVEHYLTH, encoded by the coding sequence ATGACTCAAATTAACCGTGAACGTCTGGTAGAACACTTTATCCAACTAGTGAAAATTGACAGCGAATCTCGCAATGAAAAACAAATTGCGCAGGCGTTAGCAGAACAGTTAGGTGAGCTAGGCTTTACTGTCCATAAACTGCCAGTGCCTGAAGAGGTATCAAACGGCTTTAACGTCTATGCTCGACTAGAAGGTACCATTGACGATAGCGTTGTACTTAGCTGCCATATGGACACCGTGACTCCTGGCATTGGCATTGAGCCAGTGATTGAAGACGGCATCATTCGTTCGAAAGGCAACACTATTTTAGGTGGTGATGACAAATCGGGTATTGCCGCGATTATGGAAGCAGTTCGCAGCATTAAAGCGCAAAACCTAGCGCACAAGACCATTGAGCTTGCCTTCACTGTTCATGAAGAAGGTGGCCTATTCGGCTCTGAAAACTTCGACATGTCTTACATTCAAGCCGACAAAGCAATCGTATTAGATACCGGTGGTCCTATTGGTACTATCGTCAATGCTGCACCGGGTCAGCAAAAGATCGTTGCTAACTTTATTGGTCGCCCTGCCCATGCAGGCTTAGCACCGGAAGAAGGTATCAGCGCGATTCAAGTCGCCTCTGAAGCCATCACCAACATGAAGTTACTGCGTATTGATGAAGAGACAACGGCTAACATCGGTATTGTTCAAGGTGGTAACGCTACCAACATCGTTATGCCTGAGCTAAAAGTGGTTGCGGAAGCGCGCTCACTAAACGATGACAAACTGACAGCACAAGTTGCTCATATGGTTGAAACCTTCCAAGCGGCAGCAGATAAGCATGGCGCACAAGTTGAGATTGAATCGACCCGTGCATACAACGCGTTTGTAATTGCAGATGATCATCCACATATTGAGTCGGTAAAAGCCTCCTTCGAAGCCATTGGCGCGAATCCTTACACTAAAGGTACAGGTGGTGGTAGTGATGCCAACAACTTTAATGCAAAAGGGTTGACCACGGTTAATATCTCGACCGGTATGGCAAAAGTTCATACTACTGAAGAGTTCATTGCCATTGATGACATGGTGAAAGTGACGGAACTTGTTGAGCACTACCTCACGCATTAA